In a single window of the Planctomycetia bacterium genome:
- a CDS encoding peptidylprolyl isomerase has protein sequence MTPTVLKWMLAISCLGLALPFGCERGGDAAPSVRDQLSMAKDPPTKATAEPPPARTEPAPATPKTVSSRPIALVNGSPIERQDLVNLLIETRGLSQLQQLVLAEVARQETRRQGLDVSNADIENEYEHTLQADRFNGRDPDKLTPARREQLIDEWITSRGITRRELEIAIERQAHLRRLAEREVTITEEALREEFRIKHGERVEVRHIQIAAPRIWPRIKKRLDAGEDFEKLVRDFSENVISREKGGLLPPFAVKDDPTVPPEFATLASQLQPGEVSNPVEAEGRYHILQLVRRIPPDEQSFEELRPLLERHLHARLVAQKMEALGERLLMQARIDIKDATLRRQYEERRTARQIVGPRLQSE, from the coding sequence ATGACACCGACTGTTTTGAAATGGATGCTTGCGATCAGCTGCCTTGGACTCGCGCTACCCTTCGGTTGCGAGCGTGGCGGCGATGCCGCGCCGAGCGTGCGCGATCAACTCTCCATGGCGAAGGACCCGCCGACGAAGGCGACCGCCGAGCCGCCGCCGGCCCGAACGGAACCTGCGCCGGCCACCCCCAAGACTGTCAGCAGCCGACCCATTGCATTGGTCAACGGCTCGCCGATTGAGCGGCAGGACCTCGTCAATCTGCTCATCGAAACGCGCGGGCTTTCTCAATTGCAGCAACTGGTCCTCGCGGAGGTGGCCCGGCAGGAGACCAGGCGGCAGGGGCTCGATGTGAGCAATGCCGACATCGAGAATGAATACGAACACACGCTTCAGGCCGATCGCTTCAACGGCAGGGACCCCGACAAGCTCACGCCGGCCCGCCGGGAGCAGCTTATCGACGAGTGGATCACCTCGCGCGGCATCACGCGAAGGGAACTGGAGATCGCCATCGAGCGCCAGGCGCATCTGCGGCGGCTGGCCGAGCGGGAGGTGACCATCACGGAGGAGGCGCTTCGGGAGGAGTTTCGCATCAAGCACGGCGAGCGCGTCGAGGTCCGTCACATTCAGATCGCCGCGCCGCGCATCTGGCCGCGCATCAAGAAGCGGCTCGATGCCGGGGAGGACTTTGAGAAGCTGGTGCGCGACTTCAGCGAGAACGTGATCTCCCGCGAGAAGGGCGGCCTGCTTCCGCCGTTTGCTGTTAAGGACGATCCGACCGTGCCGCCGGAGTTCGCCACGCTGGCGTCGCAGCTTCAGCCGGGCGAGGTGTCGAACCCGGTCGAGGCGGAGGGGCGCTATCACATCCTCCAGCTTGTGCGCCGTATTCCGCCGGATGAACAGTCGTTTGAAGAATTGCGCCCGCTATTGGAGCGACATCTGCACGCGCGACTGGTCGCGCAGAAGATGGAGGCGCTTGGCGAGCGTCTCTTGATGCAGGCCCGGATCGACATTAAGGACGCGACCCTGCGCCGGCAATACGAAGAGCGGCGAACTGCCCGGCAGATCGTCGGGCCCCGGCTGCAATCGGAGTAG
- a CDS encoding sulfatase-like hydrolase/transferase has translation MMPAIAMDAAQSTIRRGVGFPNSNLLGRYFLVSYAAVLINAAGLLQYLQGGGGALTVAFTAAAFLTYCLIYLAPVFIPLLLLDFFMSRFSLSRRVGPRARRWIICTIAIFGTSLVQVLIYTDRIIFDMYGFHLNGFVWNLVFTRGGLASLGGSDSTNRTIALIIIFLFAVQALLLAVVVGVPRIQLWLGRLVTRRRVVVAFCLAFGAGMFERTTYGVCSLRGYRPVLASSGILPFYMPTTLTKLAQSLGFEVVRRSEFDFDNSSSRVCYPRHPIERVTLPHPPNIVWLVAESLRADMLDPEIMPATWKLAQSAVSCSQHYSGGNGTRMGMFSMFYGLYGSFWFPIFDEQRSPVMMDVVHDMGYQMDMFTSASFTYPEFDRTMFVNVPADKLHEAGTALPWRRDIENIDSLLKFIDQRDVSTPFMTFMFFESTHAPYHFPSTAVIRRPYLEDLNYATMDLHKDITPIKNRYINACNHVDSQIARVLDYLKEHDLMDSTIVMVTGDHGEEFMENGRWGHNWGFTDGQTRPPMVLSIPGQGHREITRLTSHLDIPATMLPLLGVKNPPADYSLGHDILGDTERTYTVICDWHHIALINEAYKIVLPFKAYGFAEETITTRDDKPPPEMKGFEDFNRTHLVQLLNDMRTFSR, from the coding sequence ATGATGCCCGCGATAGCGATGGATGCCGCGCAAAGCACGATAAGGAGGGGCGTTGGATTTCCCAATTCGAACCTGTTGGGCAGATACTTTCTGGTGTCCTACGCGGCGGTGTTGATCAATGCCGCGGGGCTCCTGCAATATCTTCAGGGGGGCGGCGGCGCGCTGACCGTCGCGTTCACCGCGGCGGCGTTTCTGACTTACTGTCTGATTTACCTCGCCCCTGTCTTCATTCCGCTGCTGCTTCTCGACTTTTTCATGTCCCGGTTTTCGCTGTCGCGCCGCGTCGGCCCGCGGGCCCGGCGATGGATCATCTGCACGATTGCGATATTCGGGACATCGTTGGTTCAGGTGCTCATCTACACCGATCGCATCATTTTCGACATGTATGGGTTTCATCTGAATGGGTTCGTCTGGAATCTCGTGTTCACGCGCGGCGGGTTGGCCTCGCTGGGCGGAAGCGACTCGACCAACCGAACGATCGCATTGATCATCATTTTTCTTTTCGCCGTTCAGGCGCTGCTCCTGGCAGTCGTGGTCGGCGTGCCTCGAATTCAGTTGTGGCTGGGCCGGCTGGTGACGCGTCGTCGCGTCGTGGTTGCATTCTGTCTTGCCTTCGGCGCCGGCATGTTTGAACGCACGACTTACGGCGTATGCAGCCTGCGCGGCTACCGCCCGGTGCTCGCTTCTTCGGGCATACTTCCGTTCTACATGCCGACCACATTGACCAAGCTGGCTCAATCGCTGGGCTTCGAGGTCGTGAGGCGGTCGGAGTTTGATTTCGACAACAGCTCCTCGCGCGTCTGTTACCCACGACACCCCATCGAGCGCGTGACGCTGCCGCACCCGCCGAACATCGTCTGGCTGGTCGCGGAATCGCTTCGGGCGGACATGCTGGATCCCGAGATCATGCCCGCCACCTGGAAGCTGGCGCAGTCGGCGGTTTCATGCAGTCAGCACTACAGCGGCGGCAACGGCACGCGCATGGGCATGTTCAGCATGTTCTACGGACTCTACGGCAGCTTCTGGTTTCCGATTTTTGACGAGCAGCGCTCGCCGGTGATGATGGATGTCGTCCATGACATGGGCTACCAGATGGACATGTTCACCAGCGCAAGCTTTACCTATCCCGAGTTCGATCGCACAATGTTCGTCAATGTGCCCGCGGACAAGCTTCACGAGGCCGGCACGGCACTGCCCTGGCGGCGCGATATCGAGAACATCGACAGTCTCCTCAAGTTCATTGATCAGCGCGACGTCTCGACGCCCTTCATGACGTTCATGTTCTTCGAGTCTACCCACGCGCCTTATCACTTTCCCAGTACCGCCGTCATTCGCCGGCCATACCTGGAAGACCTCAACTACGCCACGATGGACCTGCACAAGGACATTACGCCGATCAAAAACCGCTACATCAATGCCTGCAACCATGTCGATTCGCAGATTGCCCGGGTGTTGGATTACCTCAAAGAGCACGACCTCATGGACTCGACCATCGTCATGGTCACCGGTGATCATGGTGAGGAATTCATGGAGAACGGCCGCTGGGGACACAACTGGGGATTCACCGACGGCCAGACGCGGCCGCCGATGGTTCTGTCGATTCCCGGTCAGGGGCATCGAGAGATTACGCGTCTGACCAGTCATCTCGATATTCCGGCAACGATGCTGCCGCTGTTGGGCGTGAAAAATCCTCCGGCGGACTATTCTTTGGGCCACGACATTCTCGGCGACACGGAACGGACGTACACCGTCATTTGCGACTGGCACCACATTGCCCTCATCAACGAGGCTTACAAGATCGTGCTTCCATTCAAGGCCTACGGCTTCGCCGAAGAGACCATCACGACGCGCGATGACAAGCCGCCTCCGGAAATGAAGGGCTTTGAGGACTTCAACAGGACCCACCTGGTTCAGCTCTTGAACGACATGCGCACTTTTAGTCGTTGA
- the pabB gene encoding aminodeoxychorismate synthase component I: MPNGRRDAAIQSLIQPIPQPGNLAALRRVVGRLPHAVMLESVAHSKTFGRYSIYAWSPARVMVGQPGGQSDPFDQLRTVSGPWANLESGSELPFIGGWIGYLAYEAGRYAEPTAARASGETGPLPEWKWCLFDAALIHDRLRDQWFAAAVELPPELAVEKRPSAKERMGEVLRVVVSANSEASSAAMRVRSGGTWAYSRESYLGKVQRALDYIRDGDVFQVNLARMFEAQIAADPIDVYQSLCDVNPAIYAAYIQVPETPNGPYPSAVISSSPELFLSLLGRRVTTRPIKGTRPRGRTEAEDDAAAAELAVSQKDRAELNMIIDLERNDLGRVCDYGSVRVLEEGCIEVHPTVLHRTASITGTLRADMDAIDLLRAAFPGGSVTGAPKVRAMQIISEMEPHPRGAYCGAIGYIGLDGNMQLNLAIRTMTVAGGRARFHVGSGIVSDSDPEDEFRELAAKAAGMLKALGADSEPAVDDEPSTVIHV, translated from the coding sequence ATGCCAAACGGCCGCCGCGACGCCGCCATCCAATCGTTGATCCAGCCCATCCCGCAGCCCGGTAACCTGGCGGCGCTGCGCCGTGTTGTCGGTCGTTTGCCGCATGCGGTGATGCTCGAGTCCGTCGCCCATAGCAAGACCTTCGGCCGGTACTCGATCTACGCATGGTCTCCCGCTCGCGTGATGGTCGGGCAGCCCGGTGGGCAAAGCGACCCATTCGATCAATTGCGGACCGTCTCCGGTCCGTGGGCGAATTTGGAGTCCGGTTCGGAGCTGCCGTTTATCGGTGGGTGGATCGGATACCTCGCATACGAGGCGGGTCGTTATGCCGAGCCGACGGCGGCGCGAGCGAGCGGCGAGACCGGACCGCTGCCGGAATGGAAGTGGTGCCTGTTTGATGCCGCGCTGATTCACGATCGGCTTCGCGATCAGTGGTTTGCGGCGGCGGTCGAGCTTCCGCCGGAGTTGGCCGTTGAGAAGCGCCCGAGCGCGAAAGAGCGCATGGGCGAAGTATTGCGCGTCGTGGTCTCGGCGAACTCCGAGGCTTCGTCCGCTGCGATGCGCGTGCGGTCCGGTGGGACGTGGGCCTATTCGCGGGAGAGCTATCTTGGCAAGGTGCAAAGGGCCCTGGACTACATCCGCGATGGAGATGTCTTTCAGGTCAATCTCGCCCGCATGTTTGAAGCTCAGATTGCCGCTGATCCCATCGACGTTTACCAGAGCCTCTGCGATGTGAATCCGGCGATCTACGCCGCGTATATTCAGGTTCCTGAGACGCCCAACGGCCCGTATCCGTCGGCGGTGATTTCATCTTCGCCGGAGTTGTTTCTCAGTCTGCTCGGCCGGCGTGTCACGACGCGGCCGATCAAGGGGACACGTCCGCGCGGCCGGACGGAGGCCGAAGACGATGCGGCGGCGGCTGAACTGGCCGTGAGCCAGAAGGATCGCGCCGAGCTCAACATGATCATCGATCTGGAGAGGAATGATCTCGGGCGTGTTTGCGACTACGGGAGCGTGCGTGTCCTGGAGGAGGGCTGCATTGAAGTGCACCCCACCGTTCTCCATCGGACGGCGAGCATCACCGGCACGCTCCGCGCCGACATGGACGCGATCGATCTTCTTCGGGCGGCGTTTCCCGGGGGCTCGGTGACCGGCGCGCCGAAGGTCCGGGCGATGCAGATCATCAGCGAGATGGAGCCACATCCTCGCGGGGCCTATTGCGGGGCAATCGGCTACATCGGCCTGGACGGCAATATGCAGCTCAATCTGGCGATTCGCACGATGACGGTCGCCGGCGGGCGCGCCCGATTTCATGTCGGCAGCGGCATCGTTTCCGACTCTGATCCCGAGGACGAGTTTCGCGAGCTGGCCGCGAAGGCCGCCGGGATGCTCAAGGCCCTGGGCGCCGATTCGGAGCCGGCGGTCGATGATGAACCCAGCACCGTCATTCATGTGTAA
- a CDS encoding GNAT family N-acetyltransferase, producing the protein MTDRRDAPNLTIRPADADDVPVILGLIRELADYEKMSNEVVASEESLKASLFGDRRVAEVLIGELDGAAVTFAVFFHNFSTFLGRHGLYLEDLYVKPEHRGKGFGRAMLSRLAQIAVERHCGRLEWAVLDWNEPAIGFYRKLGAVPMDEWTVFRITGQPLRKLAGN; encoded by the coding sequence ATGACCGACCGCCGCGATGCACCGAATCTGACCATTCGCCCCGCCGACGCAGACGACGTGCCTGTCATTTTGGGGCTGATTCGTGAACTGGCGGATTACGAAAAGATGTCGAACGAGGTCGTCGCCTCGGAGGAGTCACTGAAGGCGTCGCTCTTTGGCGATCGCCGCGTGGCCGAGGTGCTCATCGGAGAACTGGATGGGGCGGCCGTCACCTTCGCCGTCTTCTTCCACAACTTCTCGACGTTTCTCGGCCGCCACGGCCTCTATCTCGAAGACCTCTACGTCAAGCCCGAGCATCGCGGGAAGGGATTCGGCAGGGCCATGCTTAGCCGGCTGGCGCAGATCGCCGTCGAGCGACATTGCGGCCGACTGGAATGGGCGGTGCTGGACTGGAACGAACCAGCCATCGGCTTCTACCGCAAGCTGGGGGCGGTGCCGATGGATGAGTGGACGGTTTTTCGCATCACGGGCCAACCGCTGCGCAAACTTGCGGGGAATTGA
- a CDS encoding SPASM domain-containing protein, with protein MKFIAAVIADLRQSPLGTRSRLAEPIAGVPVLRRCLSRVKAARRIDEVFVVASPEDARGVQALVEGLGVQLETAQLQAGPFQELVRAGRWWGVDGWRGGVGSLSVFDEDINLPVLAALAQKHEADAVVCVPGAAALVDAQLIDAMIEHYEKLGHEMNLTFAQAPPGLAPIILGRSLIAEIALANEPVGLLLAYNPDRPVADLTGKDACYRAPAAVIEAGGRLLCDTSRGVERVGALIAAGAEEWSAERIGRYLCEQAASEVLPFPAEIEIELTTDASLPGDSIARPSGDAVGRRGPIKLDVIRAIVDAIGDRDDVRVVLAGFGDPLVHPSFSEVCRMLRPRAAALAVRTYARVESADAEDALFETPVDVIELPLDATTQQTYQVMHGADKFTEVMARLERWLERRIRANRARPLVVPSFTKCIENVHEMEEFFDKWQRRLGMSLIIGHSDYAGQRTARAVTRTTPPARGICRQTLSRMMILADGSVTTCDQDYRGLQTTGRLPEMSLSDAWHSSRLECVRSQKIAEMPLCGGCSEWHRP; from the coding sequence ATGAAGTTCATCGCGGCGGTGATCGCTGATCTTCGTCAGTCGCCATTGGGCACGCGAAGCCGACTCGCCGAGCCGATCGCGGGCGTGCCGGTGCTTCGGCGATGTTTGTCGCGGGTGAAGGCAGCGCGCCGAATTGATGAGGTGTTCGTCGTGGCATCGCCGGAGGACGCGCGGGGCGTTCAGGCGCTTGTTGAAGGATTAGGTGTTCAGCTTGAGACGGCTCAGTTGCAGGCGGGCCCTTTTCAGGAATTGGTGCGTGCGGGGCGATGGTGGGGCGTCGATGGGTGGCGAGGCGGGGTCGGCTCACTCTCGGTTTTTGATGAGGACATAAACCTGCCCGTGCTGGCGGCGCTGGCCCAGAAACACGAGGCCGATGCGGTGGTTTGCGTTCCCGGTGCGGCGGCGCTGGTGGATGCCCAGTTGATCGACGCGATGATCGAGCACTACGAGAAACTTGGGCACGAGATGAACCTGACTTTTGCGCAAGCGCCGCCGGGCCTCGCACCAATCATCCTCGGACGCAGTCTGATTGCAGAGATTGCGCTGGCGAATGAGCCGGTCGGATTGCTGTTGGCGTACAATCCCGATCGACCGGTTGCCGATTTGACGGGCAAGGACGCGTGCTATCGCGCGCCGGCCGCGGTGATCGAGGCAGGCGGAAGGCTGCTATGCGACACTTCGCGGGGGGTTGAGCGCGTCGGCGCGCTTATCGCCGCCGGCGCGGAAGAGTGGAGCGCCGAGCGGATCGGCCGGTACCTCTGCGAACAGGCGGCTTCCGAGGTTTTGCCATTTCCCGCGGAAATAGAAATCGAGCTGACAACCGATGCGTCGTTACCGGGCGATTCGATCGCGCGCCCGAGCGGCGATGCCGTCGGCCGGCGCGGTCCCATCAAGCTCGACGTCATCCGGGCAATCGTCGATGCAATCGGCGACCGCGATGACGTTCGCGTTGTGTTGGCCGGTTTTGGTGATCCTCTCGTACATCCGAGCTTTTCGGAGGTTTGCCGGATGCTGCGGCCGAGGGCGGCGGCGCTGGCGGTGAGAACCTACGCGCGCGTCGAGAGCGCCGATGCGGAGGATGCGCTGTTCGAGACGCCGGTCGATGTGATTGAGCTGCCGCTCGATGCGACCACGCAGCAAACGTATCAGGTCATGCACGGCGCGGACAAGTTTACTGAGGTTATGGCCCGACTGGAGCGATGGCTGGAGCGGCGCATCCGGGCGAATCGGGCACGGCCGCTGGTGGTGCCGTCGTTTACCAAGTGCATCGAGAACGTGCACGAGATGGAGGAGTTCTTCGACAAGTGGCAGCGGCGACTGGGAATGTCGCTCATCATCGGTCACAGCGACTACGCTGGTCAGCGGACGGCGAGGGCGGTGACGCGGACGACGCCGCCGGCGCGCGGCATCTGCCGGCAGACTTTGAGCCGCATGATGATCCTCGCTGATGGAAGCGTAACGACGTGCGATCAGGATTATCGCGGGTTGCAGACCACGGGGAGGCTGCCGGAAATGAGCCTGTCGGATGCGTGGCATTCGTCAAGACTCGAATGCGTACGGTCGCAGAAGATCGCCGAGATGCCGCTGTGCGGCGGATGCAGCGAGTGGCACCGCCCCTGA
- a CDS encoding helix-turn-helix domain-containing protein yields MANEFYTFEEACKHLDKTEAEVRSLVAEGRLHELRDGGKVFFRQDEVNQIGAKEGSSIVDLDAAEAMDAGGEDVASFADALSSLKDESSSMGILDQTPQPAPEELALDGAEPAAEEAEADSSLGTSNFRLVDDEADASPVVELTADSFPEHLPAAEKPQALEADELTSEIDLFPSGEDSSAGMSPLGGISPDIELSPSMEGEAVDIEVPDLGLSGSSIISLEPTAEEEAAPVKKEPPAAPAGTGKTGISVFDDDELQIDADPMGETRISGGIDELETVGSGSGLLDITQESDDTSLGAALLDVISPTEAADTETEDAIDGEPEIISAEAEETVEDSEGIVAVDDAEPEFAGAAMAGSAVAVAAPRAAARVGEMVGAVPMNITLILGLICMSLIGLAAASQIQGVWPSFLNPIASDVIHYSVFGGLGAAVLGVGIWGILAGRK; encoded by the coding sequence ATGGCCAACGAATTCTACACATTCGAGGAAGCCTGCAAACATCTGGATAAGACCGAGGCCGAAGTTCGGTCCCTCGTCGCCGAAGGTCGCCTGCACGAGCTGCGCGACGGCGGCAAGGTCTTCTTCCGTCAGGACGAAGTCAATCAGATCGGCGCCAAGGAAGGCAGCAGCATCGTCGATCTCGATGCCGCCGAAGCCATGGACGCCGGCGGCGAAGACGTCGCATCATTTGCCGACGCGCTCTCTAGCCTGAAGGATGAGTCCTCCAGCATGGGCATTCTCGATCAAACCCCGCAGCCGGCGCCGGAAGAATTGGCGCTGGACGGCGCCGAACCCGCGGCCGAAGAGGCCGAGGCCGATTCTTCGCTCGGTACTTCGAACTTTCGGCTGGTGGACGACGAGGCGGATGCTTCGCCTGTCGTCGAATTGACCGCCGACAGTTTCCCGGAACATCTTCCCGCCGCGGAGAAGCCGCAGGCCCTGGAGGCAGACGAACTCACCAGCGAAATCGACCTCTTCCCGTCCGGTGAAGATTCCTCCGCGGGCATGTCGCCGCTCGGCGGCATCTCGCCCGACATTGAGCTCTCGCCCTCCATGGAAGGAGAGGCGGTGGACATCGAAGTGCCCGATCTGGGTCTCTCCGGATCGAGCATCATCAGCCTGGAACCGACCGCCGAGGAAGAAGCAGCCCCCGTCAAGAAAGAGCCGCCCGCCGCCCCTGCCGGAACCGGCAAGACCGGAATCAGCGTCTTCGATGATGACGAACTCCAGATCGACGCCGACCCTATGGGTGAGACCCGAATCTCCGGCGGCATCGATGAACTGGAAACCGTCGGCAGCGGAAGCGGCCTGCTGGACATCACTCAGGAAAGCGACGACACCAGCCTGGGCGCCGCGCTCCTCGACGTCATCAGCCCAACCGAAGCGGCCGATACTGAAACGGAAGATGCCATCGACGGCGAACCGGAAATCATTTCCGCCGAGGCCGAAGAGACGGTCGAGGACAGCGAGGGAATTGTCGCCGTCGATGATGCGGAGCCTGAGTTTGCCGGAGCCGCCATGGCGGGATCGGCCGTCGCCGTCGCAGCACCCAGAGCCGCGGCCCGCGTCGGCGAGATGGTCGGCGCCGTGCCGATGAACATCACCCTGATCCTCGGGCTGATCTGCATGTCACTGATCGGCCTGGCTGCCGCGAGCCAGATTCAGGGTGTGTGGCCGTCGTTCCTCAATCCGATCGCCAGTGACGTCATTCACTACAGCGTCTTCGGTGGGCTCGGCGCCGCCGTTCTCGGTGTCGGCATCTGGGGAATTCTCGCCGGACGCAAGTAA
- a CDS encoding aminotransferase class IV: MPDFVFLNGKIVPASEARVSVFDAGFTHAAGLFETMRAYGGKVMRLDAHLLRLMHSASTLEIQMPAAMEAAVPSATDDLRRGIADVLTANELKDARLRLVMTPGDIPRPGQNPEHRAPPTVLVTASPVQSYPEQLYARGMRVCISPYKQNRHDPLAGHKTLAYLPRLLAMKDAADRQCQEALWFTTENRLAEGSICNVFVVMGDKVLTPPVDTPVLPGVVRASIIEVCHANDIQVEETPIDINMLMEAHEVFLTGTVLEVMPVTSIEKHMVGDGAVGEISKRIGGLYRELVARECAVAD; the protein is encoded by the coding sequence ATGCCTGATTTCGTTTTTCTCAATGGCAAAATCGTGCCGGCCTCCGAGGCTCGGGTGTCGGTCTTCGACGCCGGCTTCACCCATGCGGCCGGTCTGTTTGAAACCATGCGCGCCTACGGCGGCAAGGTGATGCGTCTCGACGCTCATCTGCTGCGGCTCATGCACTCCGCGTCCACGCTGGAGATTCAGATGCCCGCGGCGATGGAGGCCGCGGTGCCTTCGGCGACCGACGATCTGCGGCGGGGTATTGCGGATGTCCTGACGGCGAACGAACTCAAGGATGCTCGGCTGAGGCTGGTCATGACGCCGGGCGACATTCCGCGACCGGGGCAGAATCCCGAGCATCGCGCGCCGCCCACCGTGCTGGTGACTGCGTCGCCGGTGCAGTCGTATCCCGAACAGCTCTATGCGCGCGGGATGCGGGTGTGCATCAGCCCCTACAAGCAGAACCGCCACGATCCGCTCGCCGGTCACAAGACGCTGGCCTACCTGCCGCGGCTATTGGCGATGAAGGATGCCGCCGATCGGCAATGCCAGGAAGCGCTGTGGTTCACCACGGAGAACAGGCTGGCCGAGGGGTCGATCTGCAATGTCTTCGTCGTCATGGGCGACAAGGTGTTGACACCGCCGGTCGACACGCCGGTCCTGCCGGGCGTTGTCCGGGCGTCGATCATCGAGGTGTGCCATGCCAATGACATTCAGGTTGAGGAAACTCCAATCGATATCAACATGCTCATGGAGGCCCATGAAGTCTTTCTGACCGGGACGGTGCTGGAAGTCATGCCGGTCACGTCGATTGAGAAGCACATGGTCGGCGACGGCGCGGTGGGGGAGATATCCAAGAGAATCGGCGGCCTGTATCGCGAACTTGTGGCTCGCGAGTGCGCCGTCGCCGACTAG
- a CDS encoding Nif3-like dinuclear metal center hexameric protein, whose translation MKTRKSTSTKPARGEPTVAGLAAAMETIAPTWAAADWDNVGLLVGSPNWPARKVLLTIDLTPGVLDEAIAGRFDVVVAYHPVIFKPSARMLLDRRTAPGLAAEALSHRIAVYSPHTALDCAPGGTNETLASLCHLRDVRPFESARSPSRQFKLVTFVPERHVDRVAEGLFAAGAGVIGDYQKCSYRLSGRGTFFGTESTKPTEGKKGRLETVEEIRLEVVLPAERLSQVVAALREVHPYDEPAFDLYPLETPPNPCVGQGRIGAFAKPVTLRSLARVLKRKCRAANVVVIGSSSESLRHALICAGSAGSLPFEIPGRPCGKGDVVITGEIRHHDALAYARSGAAAIALGHWASERPVLMPLSQKLRQRMPGAAIVISRKDRDPFNPA comes from the coding sequence ATGAAGACGCGCAAAAGCACATCAACAAAGCCGGCTCGCGGAGAGCCGACCGTTGCCGGACTCGCGGCGGCGATGGAGACGATCGCCCCGACCTGGGCCGCCGCCGACTGGGACAATGTCGGCCTGCTCGTCGGCAGTCCGAACTGGCCGGCGCGCAAGGTGCTGCTCACGATCGACCTGACGCCGGGCGTGCTCGATGAGGCGATCGCCGGCAGGTTCGACGTCGTTGTTGCGTATCATCCGGTGATTTTTAAGCCGAGCGCGAGGATGCTCCTCGATCGTCGGACGGCTCCCGGCCTTGCCGCTGAAGCGCTGTCTCATCGCATTGCCGTTTATTCACCGCACACGGCGCTGGACTGCGCCCCCGGCGGGACGAATGAGACGCTGGCGTCGCTTTGCCACCTGCGCGATGTGAGGCCCTTTGAGTCGGCGCGATCGCCCTCGCGACAGTTCAAGCTGGTCACGTTTGTTCCCGAGCGACATGTCGACCGCGTTGCCGAGGGACTCTTTGCCGCCGGCGCAGGCGTCATTGGCGATTATCAAAAGTGTAGCTACCGACTCAGCGGTCGCGGTACGTTTTTCGGCACGGAGTCCACGAAGCCGACCGAGGGGAAAAAGGGTCGACTTGAGACCGTCGAGGAAATTCGTCTGGAAGTAGTGCTGCCCGCGGAGAGGCTGTCGCAGGTCGTCGCCGCGCTGCGAGAGGTTCACCCCTACGATGAGCCTGCCTTTGATCTTTATCCGTTGGAGACTCCGCCGAATCCGTGCGTCGGGCAGGGCAGGATCGGGGCCTTTGCGAAGCCTGTGACCCTGCGGTCGCTTGCACGGGTACTCAAGAGGAAGTGCCGCGCCGCTAATGTGGTCGTGATCGGAAGTTCGTCGGAGTCTTTGCGCCATGCTCTCATCTGCGCCGGCTCGGCCGGGTCGTTGCCGTTTGAGATTCCCGGCCGTCCCTGCGGCAAGGGCGACGTGGTCATCACCGGCGAGATTCGTCATCACGATGCACTGGCCTACGCACGAAGCGGCGCGGCGGCTATTGCGCTGGGTCACTGGGCCAGCGAGCGGCCGGTTCTGATGCCTCTTTCGCAGAAGCTTCGGCAGCGAATGCCCGGTGCGGCGATTGTCATCAGTCGAAAGGACAGGGACCCGTTCAACCCGGCATGA